From the genome of Acipenser ruthenus chromosome 14, fAciRut3.2 maternal haplotype, whole genome shotgun sequence, one region includes:
- the LOC117419497 gene encoding ATP synthase subunit gamma, mitochondrial-like isoform X2: MFARTSTLVFQPQCGQVRNMATLKDITMRLKSIKNIQKITKSMKMVAAAKYARAERELKQARVYGTGALALYEKAEIKTTEDKNKHIIIGVSSDRGLCGAIHSNVAKAIKSEIANLTSAGKEIMVISVGDKLRGLLYRTHRNHLLLNFKEVGRKPPTFGDASVIATSLINSGYEFDQGSVIYNKFRSVISYKTDEKPVFSVDTVANSENMGIYDDIDADVLRNYQEFALVNIIYYSLKESTTSEQSARMTAMDNASKNASEIIDKLTLTFNRTRQAVITKELIEIISGAAAL; this comes from the exons ATGTTTGCCAGAACCAGCACTTTGGTTTTCCAGCCTCAATg tggCCAAGTAAGGAACATGGCCACATTGAAGGACA tcacCATGCGTTTGAAATCCATCAAGAATATCCAGAAGATCACTAAGTCCATGAAGATGGTTGCTGCAGCAAAGTATGCAAGGGCTGAAAGAGAACTGAAGCAAGCTCGAGTGTATGGAACTGGTGCCCTAG CCCTGTATGAAAAAGCAGAGATCAAGACCACTGAAGACAAGAACAAGCACATCATAATTGGAGTGTCCTCTGATCGTGGTCTTTGTGGTGCCATTCACTCAAATGTTGCGAAGGCTATCAAGAGTGAGATTGCTAATCTGACAAGTGCTGGGAAGGAGATAATGGTGATTAGCGTTGGTGACAAGCTGAGAGGTCTGCTCTACAG gACTCATAGAAACCACCTTCTGCTTAATTTCAAGGAAGTAGGACGTAAACCTCCAACCTTTGGGGATGCATCGGTCATTGCCACTAGTCTGATAAATTCTGGATATGAATTTGACCAAGGATCTGTCATTTACAACAAATTCAG GTCTGTTATCTCATACAAGACTGATGAGAAGCCTGTGTTCTCTGTTGATACTGTTGCAAACTCGG AAAACATGGGAATTTATGATGACATTGATGCGGACGTACTGAGAAATTACCAGGAGTTCGCTTTGGTCAACATTATTTACTACAGCTTGAAGGAGTCCACCACAAGTGAGCAGAGTGCCAGGATGACTGCTATGGACAATGCCAGCAAGAATGCTT CTGAGATCATTGACAAGCTGACTCTTACATTCAATCGTACACGTCAAGCTGTCATCACCAAAGAGCTTATTGAAATTATCTCTGGTGCTGCTGCTCT GTAA
- the LOC117419497 gene encoding ATP synthase subunit gamma, mitochondrial-like isoform X1 yields MFARTSTLVFQPQCGQVRNMATLKDITMRLKSIKNIQKITKSMKMVAAAKYARAERELKQARVYGTGALALYEKAEIKTTEDKNKHIIIGVSSDRGLCGAIHSNVAKAIKSEIANLTSAGKEIMVISVGDKLRGLLYRTHRNHLLLNFKEVGRKPPTFGDASVIATSLINSGYEFDQGSVIYNKFRSVISYKTDEKPVFSVDTVANSENMGIYDDIDADVLRNYQEFALVNIIYYSLKESTTSEQSARMTAMDNASKNASEIIDKLTLTFNRTRQAVITKELIEIISGAAALA; encoded by the exons ATGTTTGCCAGAACCAGCACTTTGGTTTTCCAGCCTCAATg tggCCAAGTAAGGAACATGGCCACATTGAAGGACA tcacCATGCGTTTGAAATCCATCAAGAATATCCAGAAGATCACTAAGTCCATGAAGATGGTTGCTGCAGCAAAGTATGCAAGGGCTGAAAGAGAACTGAAGCAAGCTCGAGTGTATGGAACTGGTGCCCTAG CCCTGTATGAAAAAGCAGAGATCAAGACCACTGAAGACAAGAACAAGCACATCATAATTGGAGTGTCCTCTGATCGTGGTCTTTGTGGTGCCATTCACTCAAATGTTGCGAAGGCTATCAAGAGTGAGATTGCTAATCTGACAAGTGCTGGGAAGGAGATAATGGTGATTAGCGTTGGTGACAAGCTGAGAGGTCTGCTCTACAG gACTCATAGAAACCACCTTCTGCTTAATTTCAAGGAAGTAGGACGTAAACCTCCAACCTTTGGGGATGCATCGGTCATTGCCACTAGTCTGATAAATTCTGGATATGAATTTGACCAAGGATCTGTCATTTACAACAAATTCAG GTCTGTTATCTCATACAAGACTGATGAGAAGCCTGTGTTCTCTGTTGATACTGTTGCAAACTCGG AAAACATGGGAATTTATGATGACATTGATGCGGACGTACTGAGAAATTACCAGGAGTTCGCTTTGGTCAACATTATTTACTACAGCTTGAAGGAGTCCACCACAAGTGAGCAGAGTGCCAGGATGACTGCTATGGACAATGCCAGCAAGAATGCTT CTGAGATCATTGACAAGCTGACTCTTACATTCAATCGTACACGTCAAGCTGTCATCACCAAAGAGCTTATTGAAATTATCTCTGGTGCTGCTGCTCT GGCTTGA
- the LOC117419790 gene encoding DNA/RNA-binding protein KIN17-like: MGKAEFLSPKAIGNRIKSKGLQKLRWYCQMCQKQCRDENGFKCHCMAESHQRQLLLASENPDQFMDYFSEEFKNEFLELIRRRFGTKRVHNNIVYNEYISDREHVHMNSTQWETLTDFTKWLGKEGYCKVDETPKGWYVQYIDRDPETIARQQELEKKKKQDLDDEERSAKFIEEQVRRGKEGKEGETSFFTELKRENEEEKVAFSLNKGPSTSAATSSKSSTSLGPSALQAATASVKRKEASHSSESKEKKKKSALDEIIEMEEQKKKTSRTDYWLHPNIVVKVLTKRLGDNYYKKKGLIKDVQEKYTAIIKMVDSGDKLKIDQAHLETVIPAPGKRVLVLNGAFRGSEAILDSIDEKKFTALITLDSGRLKGRKVDVPYEDISKLA, from the exons ATGGGGAAAGCGGAATTCCTATCTCCAAAAGCCATCGGCAACAGGATAAAATCTAAAGGGTTACAGAAATTAAGATGGTATTGTCAGATGTGTCAGAAACAGTGTAGAGATGAG aATGGGTTCAAGTGCCACTGCATGGCCGAATCTCACCAGAGACAACTATTGCTTGCTTCAGAGAATCCTGACCAGTTTATGGACTACTTTTCAGA ggagtTCAAGAATGAATTTTTAGAGCTGATTAGAAGAAGATTTG GAACAAAGAGGGTACACAACAATATTGTGTATAACGAGTACATCAGTGACAGAGAACATGTCCATATGAATTCTACACAGTGGGAAACACTGACGGATTTCACTAAATGGTTGGGCAAAGAAG GTTACTGTAAAGTGGATGAAACACCCAAGGGTTGGTACGTACAGTATATAGACAGGGACCCCGAGACCATTGCAAGGCAGCAAGaacttgagaaaaagaaaaaacaggacTTGGATGATGAAGAGAGGAGTGCAAAATTCATCGAGGAGCAAGTTCGGAGAGGAAAGGAAGGAAAAGAAGGG GAAACATCATTtttcacagaattaaaaagagaAAACGAAGAAGAAAAAG TTGCATTCAGTTTAAACAAGGGACCAAGTACATCCGCTGCAACTTCTTCAAAGTCAAG TACTTCTCTTGGTCCCAGTGCACTGCAGGCTGCAACTGCATCAGTGAAACGAAAGGAAGCGAGCCACAGTTCTGAGTCtaaggaaaaaaagaagaaatctgCCCTGGATGAAATCATAGAA ATggaagaacaaaaaaagaaaacatccagGACAGACTATTGGCTGCATCCT AATATTGTTGTGAAAGTATTAACCAAGAGGCTGGGTGATAACTATTACAAGAAGAAAGGACTAATAAAG GATGTCCAGGAGAAGTACACAGCGATTATAAAGATGGTGGATTCTGGTGACAAACTGAAAATTGATCAGGCTCATCTGGAGACGGTCATTCCAGCACCAg GAAAACGAGTACTGGTGTTAAATGGTGCTTTCAGGGGAAGTGAAGCCATCCTCGATTCTATAGATGAAAAGAAGTTTACTGCCTTAATAACTCTTGATTCT GGGCGCCTAAAAGGACGGAAAGTTGATGTCCCGTATGAAGATATTTCCAAGCTGGCTTGA
- the LOC117419497 gene encoding ATP synthase subunit gamma, mitochondrial-like isoform X3, with protein sequence MFARTSTLVFQPQCGQVRNMATLKDITMRLKSIKNIQKITKSMKMVAAAKYARAERELKQARVYGTGALALYEKAEIKTTEDKNKHIIIGVSSDRGLCGAIHSNVAKAIKSEIANLTSAGKEIMVISVGDKLRGLLYRTHRNHLLLNFKEVGRKPPTFGDASVIATSLINSGYEFDQGSVIYNKFRSVISYKTDEKPVFSVDTVANSENMGIYDDIDADVLRNYQEFALVNIIYYSLKESTTSEQSARMTAMDNASKNASEIIDKLTLTFNRTRQAVITKELIEIISGAAAL encoded by the exons ATGTTTGCCAGAACCAGCACTTTGGTTTTCCAGCCTCAATg tggCCAAGTAAGGAACATGGCCACATTGAAGGACA tcacCATGCGTTTGAAATCCATCAAGAATATCCAGAAGATCACTAAGTCCATGAAGATGGTTGCTGCAGCAAAGTATGCAAGGGCTGAAAGAGAACTGAAGCAAGCTCGAGTGTATGGAACTGGTGCCCTAG CCCTGTATGAAAAAGCAGAGATCAAGACCACTGAAGACAAGAACAAGCACATCATAATTGGAGTGTCCTCTGATCGTGGTCTTTGTGGTGCCATTCACTCAAATGTTGCGAAGGCTATCAAGAGTGAGATTGCTAATCTGACAAGTGCTGGGAAGGAGATAATGGTGATTAGCGTTGGTGACAAGCTGAGAGGTCTGCTCTACAG gACTCATAGAAACCACCTTCTGCTTAATTTCAAGGAAGTAGGACGTAAACCTCCAACCTTTGGGGATGCATCGGTCATTGCCACTAGTCTGATAAATTCTGGATATGAATTTGACCAAGGATCTGTCATTTACAACAAATTCAG GTCTGTTATCTCATACAAGACTGATGAGAAGCCTGTGTTCTCTGTTGATACTGTTGCAAACTCGG AAAACATGGGAATTTATGATGACATTGATGCGGACGTACTGAGAAATTACCAGGAGTTCGCTTTGGTCAACATTATTTACTACAGCTTGAAGGAGTCCACCACAAGTGAGCAGAGTGCCAGGATGACTGCTATGGACAATGCCAGCAAGAATGCTT CTGAGATCATTGACAAGCTGACTCTTACATTCAATCGTACACGTCAAGCTGTCATCACCAAAGAGCTTATTGAAATTATCTCTGGTGCTGCTGCTCTGTAA